The Electrophorus electricus isolate fEleEle1 chromosome 19, fEleEle1.pri, whole genome shotgun sequence genome has a segment encoding these proteins:
- the LOC113591038 gene encoding voltage-dependent L-type calcium channel subunit alpha-1D-like, translated as MRSVKMLSKGEGIRTHLWTFVKSLQALPYVALLISMIFFIDAVIGMQTLGKIAMQDHTSIYCNNNFQTIFQAVLLLFRCATGEPWQEIMLARLPGKRCDPESDYEPGEEFTCGSNFAIIYFSSFFMLCAFLIIHLIVAVVVDNFDYLTHGWSILGSHHLDEFKRIWSEYDPEAKGFIKHLDVVALLRSIQPPLGFGKLCPHHVACKP; from the exons ATGAGATCGGTTAAGATGCTCAGCAAGGGGGAAGGCATCCGCACACACCTCTGGACCTTTGTGAAATCTCTTCAG GCCCTCCCTTATGTAGCGCTGCTCATCTCCATGATCTTCTTCATCGATGCTGTGATTGGCATGCAG ACATTGGGGAAGATCGCCATGCAGGACCACACATCAATCTACTGCAACAACAACTTCCAGACGATTTTCCAAGCAGTGCTGCTGCTCTTTAG GTGTGCCACAGGGGAGCCTTGGCAGGAGATTATGCTGGCCAGATTGCCAGGGAAACGCTGTGATCCAGAGTCAGACTACGAGCCCGGCGAGGAATTCACCTGCGGCAGCAACTTTGCCATCATCTATTTCAGCAGCTTCTTCATGCTCTGTGCTTTCTTG ATTATCCATCTCATTGTTGCTGTCGTCGTGGACAATTTTGACTACTTGACACATGGTTGGTCAATTCTGGGATCGCATCACTTGGATGAGTTCAAAAGGATCTGGTCAGAGTATGATCCCGAAGCCA AGGGTTTCATAAAGCACTTGGACGTGGTGGCCCTGCTTAGGAGTATCCAGCCTCCTCTGGGCTTTGGGAAGCTCTGTCCCCACCATGTGGCCTGCAAG ccctaa